A stretch of the Corylus avellana chromosome ca6, CavTom2PMs-1.0 genome encodes the following:
- the LOC132185787 gene encoding uncharacterized protein At5g43822 isoform X3: MQHHCIFTPCVLGWVDKPNCRAAIYVVPFQVLAHLLKNQLSLTHIIGAVVMEAMVKKYQQKLRKVRDEINRWDDLQSRLLSQFKNASSIIERLQVIEDSKNYGSLNCMDDIVNAVLTKQVESLEVILVSMKKTMYRLKASVVSALSTLTFKPSASDLCALQQLLVDQPNIPKDEVQSIFDIIFVEAIC, translated from the exons ATGCAGCATCACTGCATATTCACACCATGCGTTCTCGg CTGGGTGGATAAGCCGAATTGTAGAGCAGCCATTTATGTTGTGCCCTTTCAAGTACTTGCTCATCTCCTTAAAAATCAACTGAGCTTAACCCACATTATTGGAGCCGTGGTCATGGAAGCCATGGTGAAGAAATATCAGCAAAAGTTGCGGAAGGTTAGGGACGAGATAAACCGTTGGGACGACCTCCAATCCCGTTTACTTTCACAGTTCAAGAACGCCTCCTCCATCATCGAGAGGTTGCAG GTGATTGAGGACTCCAAAAACTATGGTTCCCTGAATTGCATGGATGACATCGTAAACGCGGTTCTGACAAAGCAGGTGGAGTCCTTGGAGGTTATTTTGGTTTCCATGAAAAAAACCAT GTACCGTCTTAAGGCATCAGTGGTTTCAGCACTATCAACACTTACCTTCAAACCTAG TGCCAGTGACCTTTGTGCTCTCCAGCAACTCCTGGTCGATCAGCCTAACATCCCCAAAGACGAAG TTCAATCCATCTTTGATATCATATTTGTAGAAGCAATCTGTTGA
- the LOC132185787 gene encoding uncharacterized protein At5g43822 isoform X1: MQHHCIFTPCVLGWVDKPNCRAAIYVVPFQVLAHLLKNQLSLTHIIGAVVMEAMVKKYQQKLRKVRDEINRWDDLQSRLLSQFKNASSIIERLQVIEDSKNYGSLNCMDDIVNAVLTKQVESLEVILVSMKKTMEEFHGIVLSIEKIHRDSRQQIKVGSSKPSAKQLQLRVGIKPSLADCLDGLLVLYDMHHSEYRLKASVVSALSTLTFKPSASDLCALQQLLVDQPNIPKDEVQSIFDIIFVEAIC, encoded by the exons ATGCAGCATCACTGCATATTCACACCATGCGTTCTCGg CTGGGTGGATAAGCCGAATTGTAGAGCAGCCATTTATGTTGTGCCCTTTCAAGTACTTGCTCATCTCCTTAAAAATCAACTGAGCTTAACCCACATTATTGGAGCCGTGGTCATGGAAGCCATGGTGAAGAAATATCAGCAAAAGTTGCGGAAGGTTAGGGACGAGATAAACCGTTGGGACGACCTCCAATCCCGTTTACTTTCACAGTTCAAGAACGCCTCCTCCATCATCGAGAGGTTGCAG GTGATTGAGGACTCCAAAAACTATGGTTCCCTGAATTGCATGGATGACATCGTAAACGCGGTTCTGACAAAGCAGGTGGAGTCCTTGGAGGTTATTTTGGTTTCCATGAAAAAAACCAT GGAAGAGTTTCATGGAATTGTTTTGTCAATCGAGAAGATTCATCGGGATAGTAGACAGCAAATTAAAGTTGGTTCTAGTAAACCGAGTGCGAAACAACTGCAGCTACGAGTTGGCATAAAACCTAGTCTTGCTGATTGCTTAGATGGGCTTCTGGTTCTTTATGATATGCACCATTCAGA GTACCGTCTTAAGGCATCAGTGGTTTCAGCACTATCAACACTTACCTTCAAACCTAG TGCCAGTGACCTTTGTGCTCTCCAGCAACTCCTGGTCGATCAGCCTAACATCCCCAAAGACGAAG TTCAATCCATCTTTGATATCATATTTGTAGAAGCAATCTGTTGA
- the LOC132185787 gene encoding uncharacterized protein At5g43822 isoform X2, giving the protein MEAMVKKYQQKLRKVRDEINRWDDLQSRLLSQFKNASSIIERLQVIEDSKNYGSLNCMDDIVNAVLTKQVESLEVILVSMKKTMEEFHGIVLSIEKIHRDSRQQIKVGSSKPSAKQLQLRVGIKPSLADCLDGLLVLYDMHHSEYRLKASVVSALSTLTFKPSASDLCALQQLLVDQPNIPKDEVQSIFDIIFVEAIC; this is encoded by the exons ATGGAAGCCATGGTGAAGAAATATCAGCAAAAGTTGCGGAAGGTTAGGGACGAGATAAACCGTTGGGACGACCTCCAATCCCGTTTACTTTCACAGTTCAAGAACGCCTCCTCCATCATCGAGAGGTTGCAG GTGATTGAGGACTCCAAAAACTATGGTTCCCTGAATTGCATGGATGACATCGTAAACGCGGTTCTGACAAAGCAGGTGGAGTCCTTGGAGGTTATTTTGGTTTCCATGAAAAAAACCAT GGAAGAGTTTCATGGAATTGTTTTGTCAATCGAGAAGATTCATCGGGATAGTAGACAGCAAATTAAAGTTGGTTCTAGTAAACCGAGTGCGAAACAACTGCAGCTACGAGTTGGCATAAAACCTAGTCTTGCTGATTGCTTAGATGGGCTTCTGGTTCTTTATGATATGCACCATTCAGA GTACCGTCTTAAGGCATCAGTGGTTTCAGCACTATCAACACTTACCTTCAAACCTAG TGCCAGTGACCTTTGTGCTCTCCAGCAACTCCTGGTCGATCAGCCTAACATCCCCAAAGACGAAG TTCAATCCATCTTTGATATCATATTTGTAGAAGCAATCTGTTGA